One segment of Streptomyces bathyalis DNA contains the following:
- a CDS encoding carbohydrate ABC transporter permease, with translation MSATAMPRQHRRIEWRRVALHGGALAVLLVLLYPLAWLVATSFKPADEVLASLALLPSRLATENYGTAAEGIEGVTLLQLFGNSLTISLGAVLGNVLSCSLAAYAFARLRFTMRGPLFAFMIATIMLPHHAVLIPQYIVFNQLGMVNTFWPMVLPKFLATDAFFVFLIVQFMRGLPRELDEAAKIDGCGPFRIFARVVLPLTRPALITTAIFTFIWTWNDFFTQLIYLFEPEKYTLTLALRTFVDTSSQSAYGPMFAMSVFALLPIVLFFLAFQRLLVEGMANSGLKG, from the coding sequence ATGTCCGCCACCGCCATGCCGAGGCAGCACCGCCGCATCGAGTGGCGGCGCGTCGCGCTCCACGGGGGTGCCCTGGCCGTACTCCTCGTGCTGCTCTACCCGTTGGCCTGGCTGGTCGCCACCTCGTTCAAGCCTGCGGACGAAGTGCTCGCCAGCCTGGCCCTGTTGCCGTCCCGGCTGGCCACCGAGAACTACGGCACCGCGGCCGAGGGCATCGAAGGCGTCACGCTGCTCCAGCTGTTCGGCAACTCGCTGACGATCTCGCTCGGTGCCGTCCTGGGCAACGTGCTCAGCTGCTCGCTGGCGGCATACGCCTTCGCGCGGCTGCGCTTCACCATGCGCGGGCCGCTGTTCGCCTTCATGATCGCCACGATCATGCTGCCGCACCACGCCGTGCTGATCCCGCAGTACATCGTCTTCAACCAGCTCGGCATGGTGAACACCTTCTGGCCGATGGTGCTGCCGAAGTTCCTGGCCACCGACGCCTTCTTCGTCTTCCTCATCGTGCAGTTCATGCGCGGGCTGCCGCGCGAGCTCGACGAAGCGGCGAAGATCGACGGATGCGGGCCGTTCCGCATCTTCGCCCGCGTGGTTCTTCCGCTGACCAGGCCCGCACTGATCACCACCGCGATCTTCACCTTCATCTGGACATGGAACGACTTCTTCACCCAGTTGATCTATCTCTTCGAGCCGGAGAAGTACACACTCACACTGGCGCTGCGCACGTTCGTCGACACCTCCAGCCAGTCCGCGTACGGGCCGATGTTCGCGATGTCGGTGTTCGCGCTGCTGCCGATCGTGCTGTTCTTCCTGGCCTTCCAGCGGCTGCTCGTCGAGGGCATGGCCAACTCCGGGCTGAAAGGCTGA
- a CDS encoding Gfo/Idh/MocA family protein, producing MTRRTVRIAMNGVTGRMGYRQHLVRSILAIREQGGIDLGDGSTLWPEPVLVGRRDLALKAIAERHGLDEWSTDLDAVLTDGSIDVYFDSQVTSAREDALRKAIGAGKHIYTEKPTATGLDGALSLARLAHEAGIKHGVVQDKLFLPGLLKLKRLVDGGFFGRILSVRGEFGYWVFEGDWQEAQRPSWNYRSEDGGGIVVDMFPHWEYVLNGLFGRVTSVQALAATHIPRRWDEQGRAYDATADDSAYGVFELEGGIVAQINSSWAVRVNRDELVEFQVDGTEGSAVAGLRRCRAQHRSGTPKPVWNPDLPATEVFREQWQEVPDNGEFDNGFKAQWELFLRHVALGTPYDWDLLAGARGVQLAELGLLSSAEGRRMSVPELSL from the coding sequence GTGACACGCAGGACAGTGCGCATCGCCATGAACGGCGTGACCGGACGCATGGGGTACCGCCAGCATCTGGTGCGTTCCATCCTGGCCATCCGCGAGCAGGGCGGCATCGACCTCGGGGACGGCAGCACTCTGTGGCCCGAGCCGGTGCTCGTCGGCCGCCGGGACCTCGCGCTCAAGGCGATCGCCGAGCGGCACGGCCTGGACGAGTGGAGCACCGACCTCGACGCCGTCCTCACCGACGGCAGCATCGACGTCTACTTCGACTCCCAGGTCACCAGTGCCCGTGAGGACGCGCTGCGCAAGGCAATCGGCGCCGGGAAGCACATCTACACCGAGAAGCCCACCGCCACCGGCCTCGACGGGGCCCTCTCCCTCGCGAGGCTCGCGCACGAGGCGGGCATCAAGCACGGCGTCGTGCAGGACAAGCTCTTCCTGCCGGGGCTGCTCAAGCTCAAGCGCCTCGTCGACGGCGGCTTCTTCGGGCGCATCCTCTCGGTGCGCGGCGAGTTCGGCTACTGGGTCTTCGAGGGCGACTGGCAGGAGGCGCAGCGCCCCTCCTGGAACTACCGGTCCGAGGACGGCGGCGGCATCGTCGTCGACATGTTCCCGCACTGGGAGTACGTGCTGAACGGGCTCTTCGGCCGGGTCACCTCCGTACAGGCCCTCGCGGCGACGCACATCCCGCGCCGCTGGGACGAGCAGGGGCGGGCCTACGACGCCACCGCCGACGACTCCGCATACGGCGTCTTCGAACTCGAGGGCGGCATCGTCGCGCAGATCAACTCCTCCTGGGCGGTGCGCGTCAACCGCGACGAACTCGTCGAGTTCCAGGTCGACGGCACGGAGGGCTCGGCCGTCGCGGGACTGCGCCGCTGCCGCGCACAGCACCGCTCCGGAACGCCCAAGCCCGTATGGAACCCGGACCTGCCGGCCACGGAGGTCTTCCGGGAGCAGTGGCAGGAGGTCCCGGACAACGGGGAGTTCGACAACGGCTTCAAGGCGCAGTGGGAGCTCTTCCTTCGGCACGTCGCGCTCGGGACGCCCTACGACTGGGACCTGCTCGCCGGAGCCCGCGGCGTCCAGCTCGCCGAACTCGGCCTGCTCTCCTCGGCGGAGGGCCGCCGCATGTCCGTTCCCGAGCTGTCGCTCTGA
- a CDS encoding dihydrodipicolinate synthase family protein — translation MIRLPDENGSLRTYEPRAEPAAPVAAPAAGAAPASRTVFAAAHVVADRHREATGTDEPAALDWDATLAFRRHLWSHGLCVAEAMDTAQRGMGLDWPVAAELIERSAAEARSVGGRVACGVGTDQLTPGGADLAQVRGAYEEQSEVVEKAGAQTILMASRALAATARGPEDYLDVYGHLLRQAAEPVILHWLGPMFDPALEGYWGSTDLDAATDTFLGIIAEHPGKVDGVKVSLLDADREVALRRRLPDGVRCYTGDDFNYPELIAGDGDRSGGGDGGGGELPGGGRDFSHALLGVFDPLAPLAADAVRLLDDGDTAGFRAALDPTVALSRHLFKAPTRFYKTGVVLLAWLAGHQDHFVMVGGMQSARSLPHLARAYELADALGLFPDAGLAEQRMRRLLGVHGVEA, via the coding sequence GTGATCCGACTGCCCGATGAGAACGGGTCGTTGCGTACGTACGAGCCCAGAGCCGAGCCCGCGGCGCCCGTCGCCGCCCCGGCGGCCGGAGCGGCGCCCGCCTCGCGCACCGTCTTCGCGGCGGCGCACGTCGTCGCCGACCGGCACCGGGAGGCCACCGGGACCGACGAACCCGCCGCGCTCGACTGGGACGCCACGCTCGCCTTCCGCCGCCACCTGTGGTCGCACGGCCTGTGCGTCGCGGAGGCCATGGACACGGCGCAGCGCGGCATGGGACTGGACTGGCCCGTCGCGGCGGAGCTGATCGAACGCTCCGCCGCGGAGGCGAGGTCCGTGGGCGGACGCGTCGCGTGCGGCGTGGGGACGGACCAACTCACCCCAGGCGGTGCGGACCTGGCGCAGGTGCGCGGCGCGTACGAGGAGCAGTCCGAGGTCGTGGAGAAGGCCGGCGCGCAGACGATCCTCATGGCCTCGCGCGCGCTCGCAGCCACCGCCCGCGGTCCCGAGGACTATCTGGACGTCTACGGGCACCTGCTCCGCCAGGCCGCCGAACCCGTCATCCTGCACTGGCTCGGGCCGATGTTCGACCCTGCGCTGGAAGGCTACTGGGGCAGCACCGACCTGGACGCCGCCACGGACACGTTCCTGGGGATCATCGCCGAGCACCCCGGCAAGGTCGACGGCGTGAAGGTCTCCCTGCTCGACGCCGACCGCGAAGTGGCGCTGCGGCGCCGACTCCCCGACGGCGTGCGCTGCTACACCGGCGACGACTTCAACTACCCGGAACTCATCGCGGGGGACGGGGACCGTAGCGGGGGAGGGGACGGTGGCGGCGGTGAACTCCCGGGAGGCGGCCGGGACTTCAGCCACGCCCTGCTGGGCGTCTTCGACCCGCTCGCGCCACTCGCGGCCGACGCGGTGCGTCTGCTCGACGACGGTGACACCGCCGGGTTCCGCGCGGCACTCGATCCGACGGTGGCCCTCTCGCGGCACCTCTTCAAGGCGCCGACCCGCTTCTACAAGACGGGAGTTGTGCTGCTCGCATGGCTCGCCGGTCATCAGGACCACTTCGTCATGGTCGGCGGCATGCAGTCGGCGCGGTCGCTGCCGCACCTCGCGCGGGCGTACGAACTGGCAGACGCACTCGGCCTGTTCCCCGACGCTGGTCTCGCCGAGCAGCGCATGCGCCGGCTCCTCGGCGTGCACGGGGTGGAGGCGTGA
- a CDS encoding sugar phosphate isomerase/epimerase family protein encodes MSSTAGLARFSVNQQTVKQLPLPELADACGKLGISHVGLWREPVQEYGPEAAARLMRDAGLSVTSLCRGGFFTALDPVERSRALHDNRAAIDEAATLGTSTLVLVSGGLPEGSRDLAGARERIADALAELGPYAGERGVQLAIEPLHPMFASDRCVVSTLGQALDLAERFPAEQVGVVVDTYHVWWDDRAPAQIERAAAGGRLASFQLADWITPLPEGVLLGRGQLGDGAVDLRGFRELVDAAGYEGPIEVEIFNPGLWARDGVEVLAETAERYLRHVVAEKR; translated from the coding sequence GTGAGCTCGACTGCGGGGCTCGCCCGCTTCTCCGTCAACCAGCAGACCGTCAAGCAGCTCCCGCTGCCCGAACTCGCCGACGCGTGCGGCAAGCTCGGCATCTCCCATGTGGGGCTGTGGCGCGAGCCCGTCCAGGAGTACGGACCGGAGGCGGCCGCGCGCCTCATGCGTGACGCCGGTCTGAGCGTGACGTCACTGTGCCGGGGCGGCTTCTTCACCGCCCTCGACCCGGTCGAGCGCAGCCGCGCCCTCCACGACAACCGCGCCGCGATCGACGAGGCCGCGACGCTCGGGACGTCCACACTCGTGCTGGTCTCGGGCGGCCTCCCCGAGGGGAGCCGTGACCTCGCGGGCGCCCGCGAGCGGATCGCGGACGCGCTCGCCGAACTCGGCCCGTACGCGGGGGAGCGGGGCGTACAGCTGGCGATCGAGCCGCTGCATCCGATGTTCGCCTCCGACCGCTGCGTGGTCTCCACGCTCGGGCAGGCCCTTGACCTGGCGGAGCGGTTCCCCGCGGAGCAGGTGGGGGTCGTCGTGGACACCTACCACGTGTGGTGGGACGACCGGGCTCCCGCGCAGATCGAACGTGCGGCGGCGGGCGGCAGGCTGGCGTCCTTCCAGCTCGCGGACTGGATCACACCCCTGCCCGAGGGCGTGCTGCTCGGCCGCGGCCAGCTCGGCGACGGTGCCGTCGACCTGCGCGGATTCCGCGAACTCGTCGACGCGGCCGGCTACGAAGGGCCCATCGAGGTGGAGATCTTCAACCCGGGACTGTGGGCGCGTGACGGCGTCGAGGTCCTTGCCGAGACGGCGGAGCGGTATCTGCGCCACGTCGTGGCGGAGAAGCGCTGA
- a CDS encoding DUF397 domain-containing protein, whose product MTSQPTASDSSNLAWFKSSYSGSNDNDCVEAAATTSTVHVRDSKNSDGPQLAFPADAWSEFVSFAALD is encoded by the coding sequence ATGACTTCGCAGCCCACCGCCTCGGACAGCTCCAACCTGGCCTGGTTCAAGAGCAGTTACAGCGGGAGCAACGACAACGACTGCGTCGAGGCCGCCGCCACGACCAGCACCGTCCACGTCCGCGACTCGAAGAACTCAGACGGCCCGCAGCTCGCCTTCCCGGCCGACGCGTGGAGCGAGTTCGTCTCGTTCGCGGCGCTCGACTGA
- a CDS encoding helix-turn-helix domain-containing protein — protein MDGDVHGDKDGGGAETAGRRDYTTDGADRSGWDPGLEDDSGAVVKTVGRQIKLWREAAGLTQAELGAAIGYGEDLVSSVERGRRVPRPEFLTSADRVLGADGKLAAMKGDVAEARYPKKVRDLARIEAESVELGAYGNHNVHGLLQTEEYARALFRMRRPAYSEDDLERYLAARMARQEIFGRTPPPTLTFVQEEVTLRRPVGGRPVLRRQLEHLLHVGKLRHVEIQVMPTDREDHAGMGGELQVLKLRDGATVGYAAAQLTTHLMSDPKEAQVLELRYGIIRSQALSPRESLAFIEKVLGET, from the coding sequence ATGGACGGGGACGTACACGGGGACAAGGACGGCGGCGGGGCCGAGACCGCCGGGCGCAGGGACTACACCACCGACGGGGCCGACAGGTCCGGGTGGGACCCGGGGCTGGAGGACGACTCGGGCGCCGTCGTGAAGACCGTGGGGCGGCAGATCAAGCTGTGGCGGGAGGCGGCGGGCCTGACGCAGGCCGAGTTGGGGGCCGCCATCGGGTACGGGGAGGACCTGGTCTCCTCCGTCGAGCGCGGGAGGCGGGTGCCCAGGCCGGAGTTCCTGACCTCGGCGGACCGAGTACTCGGCGCCGATGGCAAGTTGGCCGCGATGAAGGGCGACGTGGCGGAGGCCCGCTACCCGAAGAAGGTGCGGGATCTGGCCAGGATCGAGGCCGAGTCGGTGGAGCTCGGGGCGTACGGCAACCACAACGTCCACGGTCTGCTGCAGACGGAGGAGTATGCCCGGGCGCTGTTCCGGATGCGGCGCCCCGCCTACAGCGAGGACGACCTGGAGCGGTACCTGGCCGCCCGCATGGCCCGGCAGGAGATCTTCGGAAGGACTCCCCCGCCGACGCTGACCTTCGTGCAGGAGGAGGTCACGCTGCGGCGTCCCGTCGGCGGCAGGCCGGTGCTGCGGCGGCAGCTCGAACACCTCCTCCACGTCGGCAAGTTGCGGCACGTGGAGATCCAGGTCATGCCGACGGACCGGGAGGATCACGCCGGCATGGGAGGCGAGCTCCAGGTGCTCAAGCTCCGGGACGGGGCGACCGTCGGGTACGCGGCCGCGCAGCTGACGACCCACCTCATGTCCGACCCGAAAGAGGCTCAGGTGCTGGAGCTGCGGTATGGAATCATCCGGTCTCAGGCTCTCAGCCCACGGGAGTCGCTGGCCTTCATCGAGAAAGTGCTTGGTGAGACATGA
- a CDS encoding SMI1/KNR4 family protein produces MSAEDSVSELVQLLEGHPEECNWTGGLNTEDISSAEEQLGATFSPSYRKFLSELGSCEADGTEFLGIYRTPPMGDALLGTVHETLQAREDPRFPGELLVIQYDGMGGIVSLDTSRADERGETPVVVWDPGAEDRGGPEVLAPDFGTYVLQQCTRALGGS; encoded by the coding sequence GTGAGTGCCGAAGATTCGGTTTCCGAACTGGTCCAACTCCTGGAGGGACATCCTGAGGAGTGCAACTGGACAGGCGGGCTGAATACCGAGGACATCTCTTCAGCTGAGGAGCAGCTGGGGGCCACGTTCTCCCCCTCCTATCGGAAGTTTCTCTCCGAACTGGGCAGTTGCGAGGCGGACGGCACCGAATTTCTCGGTATTTACCGGACACCTCCCATGGGAGATGCGTTGCTCGGCACAGTCCACGAAACGCTGCAGGCCAGAGAAGACCCGCGCTTCCCCGGCGAGCTTCTGGTGATTCAGTACGACGGGATGGGCGGCATTGTGTCACTGGACACTTCCCGTGCCGACGAGCGAGGGGAAACACCAGTTGTCGTGTGGGATCCGGGTGCCGAAGACCGGGGAGGTCCCGAGGTTCTCGCACCCGACTTCGGCACGTACGTCCTTCAGCAGTGCACACGAGCCCTTGGGGGCAGCTGA
- a CDS encoding DUF6531 domain-containing protein, which produces MGYVLPGWLDEILDFIGINWPNVDEDDYREMADAMREFADKFEGHGAEAHAAVNRILASSEGYAVDALSDHWGKVKGSHLDKVPEISRLFATACDVVADVIYGMKIKCEIELGAMAASIGIGIGLAVVTGGLSALIGAAETAAMRELIRRIIKEAEEEIVARLLAEVTEPVTGKLEKMVEDMILDLADDAIHLPPGEGGGDAGGGDGGGGHDGGGKGAMNLASAGGPSGGGAGGGPGGGGGRMKIDPDEFDNGAEKLSRHGSDMHTNSLAPLGRAKGAFGRTKGRDPFTQAFDSVLHGALNGTEKALKKVAKHVTDGVPGGVRSMAKKHRDNESSVADSMKAITSRGDGKGPNGLPGGPNPAGKNAPGKSKPPSPELSAKGRNAADKCLGGDPIDMATGEVFQHQTDLTLPGVLPLVIERTHISGYRNGRFFGASWASTLDERLEVAEDGKELWWHRVDGSSLRYGHAPDMIGEQVHPYEGHRIPLTCVQGSSGWDLAVTDPRTGLTRRFLPPEDGTQGLWWLTEVEDRNGNGISVDREADGTPTAVRHDGGYHVEVTTDDGLISTIAVRTPDGPVQVKSYAYDDARNLTHIVNSSGLPLVFGYDDEHRITSWTDRNDSTYQFIYDERGRVTRTVGPEGYLSSQLEYDTAQRITRYTDSLGAVTTYHLNHLGQVIAETDPLGNTTHREWDRNDNLLSRTDALGNTTRFEWADNHHDLLAVHRPDGTTTTTSYNHQHLPVEITLPDGAVWQQEYDTRGNRTTVVSPDGTATRFAHDPTGAVTTITDPLGARTRITNNSAGLPVAITDPAGGELTSALDAFGRPRTVTDPLGATTRLEWTVEGKPSRRIAPDGTEETWSWDGEGNCVTHVDAQGAQTCFQYTHFDQLTSRTDADGVRYQFAYDTELRLTQVTNPQDLTWEYTYDRIGRLIAESDFDDREVAYAHDSVGQLTSRTTALGDTVHYEHDALGRVVAKDVAGQVTQYVHDSVGRVVRASAPDCELNLEYDLVGRLLSETVDGRATRYLYDEAGRRTSRTTPSGAVSTFCHDLAGNRTSLSVDGHRIEFDHDANGREVERTFGEAITLSSAWDPLGCLVRQELVTNTRTQRARSYSYRPDNYLVSITDEVTGASQHMDLDPMGRPLRVTADGWQESYAYDQAGNQATADWPEGAGRVTARGDRAYEGTLIRRAGAVRYEHDAAGRMILRQKTRLSRKPETWRYEWDAEDRLTACTTPDGVRWTYTYDPLGRRTAKYRHGDDGSPVEAVHFTWDGTRLAEQSDTVTGVILTWDHEGHRPLTQYERKPLAQDQVDSRFFAIVTDLVGTPTELVSETGDIAWHTRATLWGATTWNRDATAYTPLRFPGQYADHETALHYNHFRHYDPDTGRYVTADPLGLEPGPNPVSYVHNPCAWTDPLGLSAFTPLNLGVSQYWKPVEYNGQRIYQRDDLINPDYVSPLDKYGRDNMKRMTQGLAPMGPDDKPVNLHHMLQTQDGPIAEVTQSMHLSQGDYAGSDSYNTLHWKAGSKIPSGIDRDAFADWKKDYWKDRARALSAGRCKK; this is translated from the coding sequence ATGGGTTACGTTCTGCCGGGCTGGCTGGATGAGATTCTGGACTTCATCGGGATCAACTGGCCCAACGTGGACGAGGACGACTACCGCGAGATGGCCGACGCCATGCGGGAGTTCGCCGACAAGTTCGAGGGCCACGGCGCCGAGGCCCACGCAGCGGTCAACCGCATCCTGGCCTCCAGTGAGGGCTACGCGGTCGATGCGCTGAGCGACCACTGGGGCAAGGTCAAGGGCTCCCACCTGGACAAGGTCCCCGAGATATCACGGTTGTTCGCCACGGCGTGCGACGTGGTCGCGGACGTCATCTACGGGATGAAGATCAAGTGTGAGATCGAACTCGGGGCGATGGCCGCCTCGATCGGCATCGGGATCGGACTGGCCGTGGTCACCGGCGGCCTCTCGGCCCTTATCGGGGCAGCGGAGACCGCGGCGATGCGTGAGCTGATCCGCCGCATCATCAAGGAAGCCGAAGAGGAGATCGTCGCCCGGCTGCTGGCCGAGGTGACCGAACCGGTCACCGGCAAGCTGGAGAAGATGGTCGAGGACATGATCCTCGACCTGGCGGACGACGCGATCCACCTCCCGCCCGGCGAAGGCGGCGGGGACGCCGGCGGCGGTGACGGCGGAGGCGGCCACGACGGTGGCGGCAAGGGCGCCATGAACCTGGCCTCCGCGGGCGGCCCGTCCGGCGGTGGCGCGGGTGGTGGCCCCGGTGGTGGCGGCGGCCGGATGAAGATCGATCCGGACGAGTTCGACAACGGCGCGGAGAAGCTCTCCCGCCACGGCTCCGACATGCACACCAACTCCCTGGCTCCGCTGGGCCGCGCCAAGGGCGCCTTCGGCCGCACCAAGGGACGTGACCCCTTCACCCAGGCCTTCGACAGCGTCCTGCACGGCGCGCTCAACGGCACCGAGAAGGCGCTGAAGAAGGTCGCCAAACACGTCACCGACGGGGTGCCGGGCGGCGTCCGCTCCATGGCGAAGAAGCACCGCGACAACGAGAGCTCCGTCGCGGACTCGATGAAGGCGATCACCTCACGCGGCGACGGGAAGGGGCCGAACGGGCTGCCGGGCGGCCCGAACCCGGCGGGCAAGAACGCGCCCGGCAAGAGCAAGCCCCCGTCGCCGGAGTTGTCGGCCAAGGGCCGCAACGCGGCGGACAAATGCCTGGGCGGCGACCCCATCGACATGGCCACGGGCGAGGTCTTCCAGCACCAGACCGACCTCACCCTCCCCGGCGTGCTGCCGCTGGTGATCGAGCGCACCCACATATCCGGCTACCGCAACGGCCGCTTCTTCGGTGCCTCCTGGGCCTCCACCCTCGACGAGCGCCTCGAAGTCGCCGAGGACGGCAAGGAGTTGTGGTGGCACCGGGTGGACGGCTCCTCCCTGCGCTACGGCCACGCCCCGGACATGATCGGCGAGCAGGTCCACCCCTATGAGGGCCACCGCATCCCGCTGACCTGTGTGCAGGGCTCCAGCGGCTGGGACCTGGCCGTCACCGACCCCCGTACCGGACTGACGCGGCGTTTCCTGCCGCCCGAGGACGGCACCCAGGGCCTTTGGTGGCTCACCGAGGTCGAGGACCGCAACGGCAACGGCATCAGCGTCGACCGCGAAGCCGACGGCACCCCCACCGCCGTGCGCCACGACGGCGGCTACCACGTCGAGGTCACCACCGACGACGGCCTCATATCCACAATCGCCGTCCGCACCCCGGACGGGCCGGTGCAGGTGAAGTCCTATGCCTACGACGACGCCCGGAACCTGACGCACATCGTCAACTCATCCGGCCTGCCCCTGGTTTTCGGATACGACGACGAGCACCGCATCACGTCCTGGACCGACCGGAACGACTCCACCTACCAGTTCATCTACGACGAACGCGGCCGCGTCACCCGCACCGTCGGCCCCGAGGGCTACCTGTCCTCACAGCTGGAGTACGACACCGCCCAGCGCATCACCCGCTACACCGACTCGCTTGGCGCGGTCACGACGTACCACCTCAACCACCTCGGCCAGGTCATCGCGGAGACGGATCCCCTGGGCAACACCACCCACCGCGAATGGGACCGCAACGACAACCTGCTCTCGCGCACGGATGCGTTGGGGAACACCACACGCTTCGAATGGGCCGACAACCACCACGATCTCCTCGCCGTCCACCGCCCCGACGGCACCACCACGACCACTTCCTACAACCACCAGCACTTGCCGGTGGAGATCACCCTCCCCGACGGCGCCGTGTGGCAGCAGGAATACGACACCCGCGGCAACCGCACCACGGTGGTCTCCCCGGACGGCACCGCCACCCGGTTCGCCCACGACCCCACCGGCGCCGTCACCACCATCACCGACCCTCTGGGCGCTCGGACTCGCATCACCAACAACTCCGCCGGACTGCCCGTCGCCATCACCGATCCGGCAGGCGGAGAACTCACATCAGCACTTGACGCCTTCGGACGCCCGCGCACGGTTACAGACCCCCTTGGTGCAACGACTCGGCTGGAGTGGACGGTTGAAGGCAAGCCGTCGCGACGAATTGCTCCGGATGGGACCGAGGAAACGTGGAGTTGGGATGGAGAAGGCAACTGCGTCACACACGTCGACGCGCAGGGTGCACAGACGTGCTTCCAGTACACGCACTTCGACCAGCTGACCTCTCGTACCGACGCCGACGGCGTGCGTTACCAATTCGCCTACGACACCGAACTGCGCCTCACTCAGGTCACCAACCCCCAAGATCTGACATGGGAGTACACCTACGACCGAATAGGGCGACTGATTGCCGAATCCGACTTCGACGACCGCGAGGTGGCGTATGCCCACGATTCCGTGGGGCAGTTGACGTCCCGCACGACAGCACTCGGCGATACCGTCCACTACGAACACGACGCCCTGGGCCGGGTGGTCGCAAAGGACGTAGCAGGCCAGGTCACGCAGTATGTGCACGATTCCGTGGGGCGGGTCGTACGTGCATCGGCACCGGACTGTGAGCTGAACCTCGAGTACGACCTTGTCGGCCGGTTGTTGTCCGAAACAGTCGACGGCCGCGCAACGCGCTACCTCTACGACGAGGCGGGCCGCCGAACTTCACGCACGACGCCATCGGGCGCCGTGAGCACCTTCTGCCATGACCTCGCCGGCAATCGCACCTCACTGTCGGTCGACGGGCACCGGATCGAGTTCGACCACGATGCGAACGGGCGAGAGGTGGAGCGCACCTTCGGCGAGGCCATCACACTCAGCTCGGCCTGGGACCCCCTGGGTTGTCTGGTTCGTCAGGAGCTGGTGACCAACACCCGTACTCAGCGGGCCCGTTCGTACTCCTACCGGCCCGACAACTACCTCGTTTCCATCACCGACGAGGTGACTGGCGCCAGCCAGCACATGGACCTGGACCCGATGGGCCGCCCATTGAGGGTCACTGCCGACGGCTGGCAGGAGTCCTACGCCTACGACCAAGCCGGCAACCAGGCCACGGCCGACTGGCCGGAGGGCGCCGGCCGAGTGACGGCACGCGGCGACCGTGCCTACGAGGGCACGCTTATCCGAAGGGCTGGGGCTGTTCGCTACGAACACGACGCCGCCGGGCGGATGATCCTGCGTCAGAAGACCCGTCTGTCCCGCAAGCCCGAGACCTGGCGGTACGAGTGGGACGCAGAGGACCGCCTGACGGCCTGCACGACCCCTGATGGAGTCCGCTGGACCTACACCTACGACCCGCTGGGCCGCCGCACCGCCAAGTATCGTCACGGTGATGACGGTTCGCCTGTTGAGGCGGTCCACTTCACCTGGGACGGCACACGTCTGGCCGAGCAGTCCGACACCGTCACCGGTGTCATCCTCACCTGGGACCACGAAGGACACCGTCCTTTGACCCAGTACGAACGCAAACCCCTCGCCCAGGACCAGGTCGACTCCCGCTTCTTCGCCATCGTCACCGACCTGGTAGGCACACCCACCGAACTCGTCAGCGAAACAGGCGACATCGCCTGGCACACCCGCGCCACGCTCTGGGGCGCGACCACTTGGAACCGGGATGCAACCGCCTACACCCCCCTCCGCTTCCCCGGGCAGTATGCCGACCACGAAACTGCCCTTCACTACAACCATTTCCGCCACTACGACCCGGACACGGGCCGATACGTCACGGCCGACCCCCTCGGCCTGGAACCGGGACCGAACCCGGTTTCATACGTTCACAACCCTTGCGCGTGGACGGACCCGCTCGGCCTTTCCGCATTCACGCCGCTCAATCTGGGAGTCTCCCAATATTGGAAACCCGTTGAGTACAACGGGCAACGAATATATCAGCGGGACGACCTCATCAATCCCGACTACGTTTCTCCGCTGGACAAGTACGGAAGAGACAACATGAAGCGGATGACTCAGGGACTCGCACCTATGGGCCCCGATGACAAGCCGGTGAACCTCCATCACATGCTTCAGACGCAGGACGGCCCGATAGCTGAAGTGACGCAGTCGATGCACCTGAGTCAAGGGGACTACGCCGGAAGCGACTCGTACAATACACTGCACTGGAAGGCAGGTAGCAAGATCCCCAGTGGTATCGACCGGGATGCATTCGCAGACTGGAAGAAGGACTACTGGAAGGATCGCGCACGGGCATTGTCTGCGGGAAGGTGTAAGAAGTGA
- a CDS encoding putative quinol monooxygenase, whose protein sequence is MRFDVGDEQRAEFERLALDLCEQAEGVPGILTYRFFSSGSGRYALLEEYADTAAALAHNDSATELLDRLRHCTESIGVELYGPLGPELHEWVRERHHATSYAEFPETGGRT, encoded by the coding sequence GTGCGATTCGACGTCGGGGACGAACAGCGGGCGGAATTCGAGCGGTTGGCACTCGACCTCTGTGAGCAGGCCGAGGGCGTCCCCGGGATCCTCACCTACCGGTTCTTCTCCTCCGGCTCCGGCAGGTACGCGCTGCTGGAGGAGTACGCCGACACCGCGGCGGCGCTGGCGCACAACGACAGCGCGACGGAGCTGCTGGACCGTCTGCGGCACTGCACGGAGTCGATCGGGGTCGAGCTGTACGGCCCTCTCGGGCCCGAGCTCCACGAGTGGGTACGGGAACGTCACCACGCGACCTCGTACGCGGAATTCCCGGAGACGGGCGGCCGGACCTGA